The sequence CAGCCGGAGCAGCATCACCTCGTGGCCGCCGAACACCGGAAAGCTATCGACGAACAGCCAGCACGGTTTCATGGGGCGCTCCGGGCCCACCGCAAGCGCCCGAGGTGGGCGGTTTGCCGCACCAAGTAGGCCAATGGCAGGCAGGCGGCGATGGCCCCGGCGAGGCCGATGAGCCCGAACCAGGGGGTGGTGAAGAAGGACTCCGGCAGGCGGAACACCAGTTTGCCCAGGCCGCTCAGGAAGTTGATGACGATCGTGTGGCTGGGGAACAGAAGCAGGGTATGGCGCGCCAGCCAGGTGCTCAGGCCATTGCTCGGCATTAGGCTGGCTGTCCCCAGCACCGCGGCGATGCCGCCCAGGGCGGTGGGAAAGTAGAGCACCGGATAGGTGCCGAAATTGGCATAGTTCAAATCGACCCGGCCGTTCAAATCCGCGAGCAGCGCGCTCAGCGCCGCCGAGAGCAGGGCGCCGGCTGCCAACGGTAGGCGGGCCGGCCCGTCCAGCGCCAGGGGCCGCACCCGCAGCCATTGGCCGAAGGCGTAGAAGGCCAAAGCCGCCCAGGCGTTGTCCAGCCCCCAAGGGAGGCGCGCCGGTAAGTGACCGGCATACCCCGCATCGAGACCGCCGAGCACGGCGCACACGAGCAGCGCAGCCGAGGCGCCCATGGCCTTGCGGGCGAGGTGATACAGGAAAGCGGTGGTGATTAGGCAGGGAAAGAACCACAGGGTGACGTTGACGATGATCTCGCTGCCGATACCGGACAGCCAGCCGAACAGCGGGTCCTGCCAGGACACTCCGGCGAACTTGGCGGCCCGGGCCCCGAGGTGACGGGTCGCCAGCCAGTAGGCGTAGGACGCCGCGAAGAACAACAGGTAAGGCAAGCCTAAAGTCCGGAGTAGCTGCCCTAGGTAGGCGCCGGGCGCCATGGCCAGCTTGCGCTGGTTGAGCAGGAAGCCGGACAGGAAAAAGAACAGCGGCATGTGGAAGCTGTAGATCCAGGTGACGAGCCCGGCCGGGATGCCCGGCGCATGGCCCAGTATCACCAGGACGATGCCGATGGCCTTGGCCTGGTCGATGAAGTCGAAACGTGCTTGGGGCATGGTCGGCCTCACTGCAAAGCCGGTGCCGTTAGGGTCGCGCGGGGGGCGGCCAGTTGCCTCAGTGCCGCGAGCAGCGCCTGCCCGCGGTCGGGCCAGCGGAACCGGTCCCGGGCCGCCTCCAGCGCCCGTTCCCGCAGCCCATTGAGCAGGGCGAGGTCGTCCATGGCCGCGCAGATGGCCTGCACCAGCCCGTCAAGATCGTCCCGGCACAGCACCGCCTTCCGGACCTCCTGCGGCAGCCCGGCGGCGGCGTTGCCCAGCGTGGCGACCGGGATCCGGCCGAAGATGTAATCCAGGAACTTGAGCTTGAACCCGCCGCCGATGGCTTCCGGTACCACGGCGATGCGGGCCGCGTCGAACAGCGGTTCGATGTCGTCGACGAAGCCAAGCAGACGCACCACGCGGGAGTCCCTGCCAAGCTGGGCGGCGAACCCCGCCGGCATGGCACCGGCCACCTGGAGCTCGATGCCCTGGCGGGCGAAGGGCGCCTCGGCGGCGGCCAGGAAGCGGCGCAGGTTTTCCTGCTTGGCGGTCCAGCGGAACGAGCCCACCATGACCACCCGGCGGGGTGTATCCGGGCCGATGGGCCGGCGGGCCGCGGCCACGCCGTCGTAGCCGGGCGTCAGCACCACGGTGGGGATGCCAGGCGCGTCGGCGTTGAACCGTCGCGCGTCCTCGTCGGTGATGGCGGTGATCAGGTCCACCCGCGCGGCCAGGGCGCGCTCGAAGGCCCGCACCTTCAGCTGGTTCTGCCAAAGTCCCAGCCGCATCAGCGACGAGCCGCGAAATTCCCGGAACAACTGGGTGCAGACCGAGGCCTCGTGGTCGTGGGCGACATGCACGAGGAGCGGCCTCGGACCTCGGCCCCGGCGCTTCCGGAAGTGGTCCAGCGCCCAGCCGGTGCCGTACTGGTCGAACACCACGAAATCCCAGTCGCGCCGGGCCAGGTCGCGGACTTCCCGCTGGTAATCCCGGGTCGCGTGGACTGCCGCCACGAGGGGCATGGCGCTGAGCAGGGCCCGCCAGGTGGGAGTGCGGCGGCCGGGGATGGGATGCCAGCGGATCGGCCAGTCCGCCGGGAGCGCCGGCGCTCGCTCCGCCACCAAGCCGGCCAGGGTCAAGTCGGCGCCGGCCTCGGCGAGGGCCTTGGCCAGGCCAGCCGAGTAGATCTTGTCGCCGCTGTCCGCCGGGGAAGGCAGCTCGCGGGCCAGCCACAGCCCGCGCAGGGGCGGGGTCCTTTGGGTATCAGCCATAGGGACCCCCGTGGCGGGCGCCGAAGCGCGCGACCAGATGTTGGGCCAGGCGGATGGCCAGGGCGACGATGGTCAGGGTAGGGTTGGCGTGGCTGGAGGTCGGGAACACCGAGGCGCTGGCCAGGTAGAGGTTGGGCAGGCCGAACACCGCGCAATCCTTGTCCACCACCCCGGTGGCGGGGGAGCCCGCCATGCGGGTGGTGCCGAGGTGGTGACCGCCCACCGGCTGGGAACGGGCGATCCTTTCCCGGAGGGTGGCGTCATCGAACTCCACCACGGCGGTGCCGATCCGACTGAGGCGGTCGCGCAGCAGGCGGTAGGCCCGGGCGATGCTGTCGATATCGTCCTCGTTGAACCGCCAGTCCACGTGCACCCGGGGCACGCCGTAGGCGTCCCGGTCGCCGTTCAGGGTGATGCGGCTGGCCGGCGAGGGCGTCTGCTCGGAATTGAACTCGATGGGATAGCTGCCGTCGGGGTTGGCTACCAGCACGTAGGGAAGCTTCCGCCGCGCCA is a genomic window of Candidatus Methylocalor cossyra containing:
- a CDS encoding acyltransferase family protein, translated to MPQARFDFIDQAKAIGIVLVILGHAPGIPAGLVTWIYSFHMPLFFFLSGFLLNQRKLAMAPGAYLGQLLRTLGLPYLLFFAASYAYWLATRHLGARAAKFAGVSWQDPLFGWLSGIGSEIIVNVTLWFFPCLITTAFLYHLARKAMGASAALLVCAVLGGLDAGYAGHLPARLPWGLDNAWAALAFYAFGQWLRVRPLALDGPARLPLAAGALLSAALSALLADLNGRVDLNYANFGTYPVLYFPTALGGIAAVLGTASLMPSNGLSTWLARHTLLLFPSHTIVINFLSGLGKLVFRLPESFFTTPWFGLIGLAGAIAACLPLAYLVRQTAHLGRLRWARSAP
- a CDS encoding glycosyltransferase; its protein translation is MADTQRTPPLRGLWLARELPSPADSGDKIYSAGLAKALAEAGADLTLAGLVAERAPALPADWPIRWHPIPGRRTPTWRALLSAMPLVAAVHATRDYQREVRDLARRDWDFVVFDQYGTGWALDHFRKRRGRGPRPLLVHVAHDHEASVCTQLFREFRGSSLMRLGLWQNQLKVRAFERALAARVDLITAITDEDARRFNADAPGIPTVVLTPGYDGVAAARRPIGPDTPRRVVMVGSFRWTAKQENLRRFLAAAEAPFARQGIELQVAGAMPAGFAAQLGRDSRVVRLLGFVDDIEPLFDAARIAVVPEAIGGGFKLKFLDYIFGRIPVATLGNAAAGLPQEVRKAVLCRDDLDGLVQAICAAMDDLALLNGLRERALEAARDRFRWPDRGQALLAALRQLAAPRATLTAPALQ